One Candidatus Nitronauta litoralis genomic window, GGGAATGGAACGCGCCTGCTCAATTCCAGCATGTTGGGCAAAACCTCGTAAAATATCCTGATGCTTTTTTCACTGGCAGGAATTTTTGCAGGACCATCTCTCAAGGATTTTAAAAAACGAAATACCCGTTCTGGCTCAGAAAACCCATATTCTTCTATCAATTTTTCAGAAAAATGAGATTCCAGATCACGGCGCATTCCCCATTCGTTAAGCGTCTGTTCGGCTTTTTCCTGTTCTTCCTCTTCATCAAACAATGTGGTGAACATTGTATTTACAAAGGAAGTGTGAGTTTTGTACTGGTCCATCAGCGCACCGATCCTTTCCTCTCGGCTGTCGCCTGTGACCCCCATTTTTCTGGCAAGCACATCTAATGCCTTGTCTTCAGTTGGCAAATGATAAGTTTGAAGACCAAAGGATATCTGTACCCGGTTTTCCAGGTTGCGAAGAAAAACATAGGCGTCCCTTAACCCCGTATACTCGTCATCTGAAATAAAACGTCTAATACGCAACTGCTCCAGGGTGATCAACGTACTTGTGCTGCGCAGGCTTTTATCTCGACCTCCGAACAATAACTGATACGCCTGCACCAGGAATTCGATTTCCCGGATGCCCCCTGCTCCCAGTTTGATGTGTCCCTTCTCCTTATTCTTTTGAGCCAGGTCAACATCAATCTTACCTTTCAGGTCTTTCACTTCCTTGATTGCCGAAAAGTCCAGACTGCGCCGGTATACAAAGGGAGTGATCATTTCGAAAAACTGTTTGCCAAGAAACTCACTGCCAGCACTGACCCTGGCCTTGATCATTGCCTGTCGCTCCCAGGTGCGCCCCCACGACTGGTAATAAGTTTCACACCGACTCAGGGAATTGGCAATCTCCCCACTCTTTCCCTGGGGACGTAAATCCAGGTCGACACGAAAGACACTGCCTTCGGCGGTGATATCATGCAAAGCTTTGGTGATCATTTGACCCAACCGTGTATGAAATTCGTGGCTGGTTATTGACCGTACTTCCTGATCTGGCTCTAGTGAACGGGTTTCACCCTTGCTTGATGTGTATATATAAATAAGATCGATATCTGAACTGTAATTGAGTTCGCGCCCGCCCAGCTTACCCATGGAAAGAATTGCAAATTCCGATTCCTTTTCTACATCATCTTCATCAACAAAAAAGGGAACACCGTACTTGTTTTTCAGCTGCTCAAAACTGTACTCGTAAGCGACCTGCATACAGACATCCGCCAGATCACTCAGGTTTTCTACATTCTCCTGCAACGTCACCCGTCCCATCAGATCACGCAGACCGATACGGATGTACTCCCGTTTTTTAAATTGTCTTAGCAGCGTCGGGGTGTTGGATGGCAGTGAGTCACTCCCGGCCAGCGTATAAAAATCCCGGTATAGCACATCCTTCGTTTTTGGCTGAAAAAGGGTTTCCGGCAGACTGAGCCAATCGATATGAGCAGGCCTGGACAGAAGCGTATCAGAAAGAATCTGGCTGCCTGAAAAAAGTGTAACCAAAGCTCCCAATAGATGGTCCGAGGAGGTGAGCTGTGAATATAAATGCTCACGGTCCTGGATGATATCGACCAGTCTCAAAAAGTTATTGAGCGCTGCGTCCGCATCGTAACAGGTCGAAAGCCCGGAAAGGAGACGCGGAATAAAGTTGGGATGACGACTTTGAAATGAAGTGTGCCCTGAAATCAGGAGAAGCTGCTGCCAGGCCTTGGAAGGCTCTTCAAAACCAATCCGCTCCAGCAAAGGCTTTAGGGAGTCTTCCCATTCGATATTCTTGTACAAGGCGTTGGTTAAGGGTTCAAGCCAGTCCATGGGAAAACACTTTACCATAAAGAAAGCCCCCTGGAAGATTCCAGGG contains:
- the glnE gene encoding bifunctional [glutamate--ammonia ligase]-adenylyl-L-tyrosine phosphorylase/[glutamate--ammonia-ligase] adenylyltransferase — its product is MVKCFPMDWLEPLTNALYKNIEWEDSLKPLLERIGFEEPSKAWQQLLLISGHTSFQSRHPNFIPRLLSGLSTCYDADAALNNFLRLVDIIQDREHLYSQLTSSDHLLGALVTLFSGSQILSDTLLSRPAHIDWLSLPETLFQPKTKDVLYRDFYTLAGSDSLPSNTPTLLRQFKKREYIRIGLRDLMGRVTLQENVENLSDLADVCMQVAYEYSFEQLKNKYGVPFFVDEDDVEKESEFAILSMGKLGGRELNYSSDIDLIYIYTSSKGETRSLEPDQEVRSITSHEFHTRLGQMITKALHDITAEGSVFRVDLDLRPQGKSGEIANSLSRCETYYQSWGRTWERQAMIKARVSAGSEFLGKQFFEMITPFVYRRSLDFSAIKEVKDLKGKIDVDLAQKNKEKGHIKLGAGGIREIEFLVQAYQLLFGGRDKSLRSTSTLITLEQLRIRRFISDDEYTGLRDAYVFLRNLENRVQISFGLQTYHLPTEDKALDVLARKMGVTGDSREERIGALMDQYKTHTSFVNTMFTTLFDEEEEQEKAEQTLNEWGMRRDLESHFSEKLIEEYGFSEPERVFRFLKSLRDGPAKIPASEKSIRIFYEVLPNMLELSRRVPFPNSAIENLVKFIEVSQSRDMLLNLFHDNEKTLELFLILFGSGELLSSILIRQPSLMDVLMSPDSLYRYKTLPQLEQELSDRLGVCTDETARLLTLRRFKQAEELRIGIRYLIRETDLIATLEDLSRLADLYLQVSLDLAAEEVRLETGESFEDAGTFAVLGMGKLGGGELNFGSDLDVVFVYDEEENGSTAVTRYSSLAQKLYKYCAAMTPAGIAYKIDTDLRPEGNQGALILPLKGYEDYFKTRGRIWERQAMTRARFVAGNPEVGARFLKIAQDFTFSPRLDYGNLIEIARLRERMETELAQEEKKGKNVKLGFGGLADIEFAVQIIQLRHGEKSTALRSTNTLNALQNFSQMGIMDDREAAELRAGYLFLRNLECTLRLFSERSANCLPTETEPLAGIARMFGMEMRKGEERVAALIQEYDKKTGRVRELYRKIIDKKLRTAR